The following proteins are co-located in the Flectobacillus major DSM 103 genome:
- a CDS encoding M1 family metallopeptidase — protein sequence MKKLLAASLLLLGSDTLLAQQKSNYSQYDLFNPLFNYSLTTPTRSGTGSPGANYWQNQADYKINVSLDDEKNTIEGEVEITYKNNSPDKLNFLWLQLDQNQFNTQSRGAATTNITGGRFGNTSFNGGYEIKSVTVDGKTVEHLVTDTRLQLKLTTPVNEKTGIAKIKIAYAFKIPKYGSDRVGMHEAQQGTIYEIAQWYPRMAVYDDIEGWNVLPYLGAGEFYLEYGNFEYAVTVPASHIVVGSGELINPNECWTAEQSKRLAQASNSDKTVIIRSKDEITEGNSRPKTEGKITWRFRCNMARDVAFASSKAFVIDAAKINLPSGKKSLAMSAYPAEAGGEKGWGRSTEYVKGCLEYYSKWLYEYTYPVATNVAGSISGMEYPGIVFCGSTSRTESLWGVTDHEFGHNWFPMIVGSNERKFAWMDEGFNTFINFYSTDNFNNGEYKSNKIDMHQLAKQLFRDTAEPIMNIPDVIQASGLGYEAYYKPAIGLKLLREQILGEERFDYAFREYIKRWAFKHPTPYDFFKTIEDAAGEDLSWFWRSWFYETWKLDQAVKDVQYIEQDPKNGAIITIENLEKMALPATIDLEMVGGTKERVTLPVEIWQRGGTWTFKSSTTLPLKSVTIDPDHVLPDFNSKNNTWRPLNYKAPKPN from the coding sequence ATGAAAAAATTACTTGCCGCATCGCTCCTACTCTTAGGGTCGGATACTCTATTGGCCCAACAAAAATCTAATTACAGTCAGTACGACCTATTCAACCCTCTGTTCAATTATTCACTCACAACACCAACCCGTAGTGGTACTGGCTCGCCTGGGGCAAACTATTGGCAAAACCAAGCAGATTACAAAATCAATGTGTCGCTCGACGATGAAAAAAATACCATAGAAGGCGAAGTAGAAATTACCTACAAAAATAATTCGCCCGACAAGCTTAATTTCCTATGGCTGCAACTCGACCAAAACCAGTTTAATACACAGTCACGAGGAGCCGCTACTACTAACATTACAGGCGGACGATTTGGTAACACCAGTTTCAATGGCGGTTATGAAATTAAATCGGTAACGGTAGATGGCAAAACCGTTGAGCATTTAGTTACAGATACTCGTTTGCAGCTCAAACTGACAACACCTGTTAACGAGAAAACAGGTATTGCCAAAATTAAGATAGCCTATGCTTTCAAAATACCTAAATATGGATCAGATCGTGTTGGTATGCACGAAGCTCAACAAGGTACAATTTACGAGATTGCCCAGTGGTATCCTCGTATGGCCGTTTACGACGATATTGAAGGCTGGAATGTGTTGCCATATTTAGGAGCAGGCGAGTTTTATTTAGAATACGGCAACTTTGAGTATGCCGTTACAGTGCCAGCTTCGCATATTGTTGTGGGCTCTGGCGAGCTTATCAACCCTAACGAATGCTGGACAGCCGAGCAGTCAAAACGCTTGGCTCAAGCTTCTAATAGCGACAAAACTGTCATCATCAGAAGTAAAGATGAAATCACAGAAGGTAATTCTCGCCCAAAAACAGAAGGCAAAATCACATGGAGATTCCGTTGTAATATGGCTCGTGATGTGGCCTTTGCTTCGTCAAAAGCATTTGTTATAGATGCGGCCAAAATTAATTTACCAAGTGGCAAAAAATCCTTAGCTATGTCGGCCTATCCTGCCGAGGCTGGTGGAGAAAAAGGTTGGGGACGCTCGACCGAATATGTTAAAGGTTGTTTAGAGTATTACTCAAAATGGCTCTATGAGTATACCTATCCAGTAGCCACCAACGTAGCGGGTTCTATTAGTGGTATGGAATATCCTGGCATAGTTTTTTGTGGCAGTACTAGCCGTACCGAAAGCCTTTGGGGTGTAACTGACCATGAGTTTGGTCATAACTGGTTTCCTATGATTGTAGGTTCTAATGAAAGAAAATTTGCTTGGATGGACGAAGGTTTTAATACTTTTATCAACTTCTATTCGACCGATAATTTTAACAATGGCGAATACAAAAGTAATAAAATTGATATGCACCAATTGGCCAAACAGTTATTCCGTGATACCGCCGAGCCTATAATGAATATTCCAGATGTTATTCAGGCTAGTGGATTAGGATATGAGGCTTATTACAAACCTGCGATTGGACTAAAATTATTGCGTGAGCAAATTTTGGGTGAAGAGCGATTTGATTATGCGTTCCGTGAATATATCAAACGCTGGGCTTTTAAGCACCCAACTCCTTATGACTTTTTCAAAACAATCGAAGATGCTGCTGGCGAAGACCTTTCTTGGTTTTGGCGAAGTTGGTTTTATGAAACATGGAAGCTTGACCAAGCCGTAAAGGATGTTCAGTACATAGAACAAGACCCTAAGAATGGTGCTATTATTACTATCGAAAACCTTGAAAAAATGGCCCTACCAGCTACAATAGACCTAGAAATGGTTGGTGGAACAAAGGAAAGAGTTACTCTTCCTGTAGAAATTTGGCAAAGAGGTGGTACATGGACTTTCAAAAGCTCAACAACCTTACCACTAAAGTCTGTTACTATCGACCCAGACCATGTTTTACCCGATTTTAATTCAAAAAATAATACATGGAGACCTTTAAATTATAAAGCTCCAAAACCAAATTAA
- a CDS encoding DUF6984 family protein: MTQASRKIRPQERELIEYLLKQIGFTTDDYPINEDVVEYEGGKMGSISMGEDPNLYDGDLIQVEYIDTDETPVVITLTKDVNNKLLDLDFWKVDFSKLLVYPTPDKVVRNEAV, encoded by the coding sequence ATGACGCAAGCATCAAGAAAAATAAGACCGCAAGAGCGAGAATTGATTGAATACCTTTTGAAACAAATAGGTTTTACAACCGACGATTATCCTATCAATGAGGATGTGGTAGAATATGAAGGAGGCAAAATGGGCAGTATCAGTATGGGCGAAGACCCCAATTTGTACGATGGCGACCTGATTCAGGTGGAGTATATCGATACCGATGAAACACCTGTTGTTATTACCCTTACCAAAGATGTTAATAATAAACTATTGGATTTAGATTTTTGGAAGGTAGATTTTTCAAAACTATTGGTGTATCCTACTCCCGATAAAGTAGTAAGAAATGAAGCTGTGTAA
- a CDS encoding FAD-binding and (Fe-S)-binding domain-containing protein yields MSQKVSKQLLAQLASILEGDFHYDTVMRTLYATDASAYREMPTAVAIPKSIDDIKKLIAFAAENGTSIIPRTAGTSLAGQVVGNGIVVDVSKNFTQILEVNKDEHWVRVQPGVVRDVLNMELKKYGLFFGPETSTANRAMIGGMVGNNSCGSNSVVYGSTRDHLLEIKAILADGSETVFKATDLASFQHIVSSAQQKNGSATLLDKIYLKTNDILSNPKNQDEIREEFPKPTIERRNTGYALDMLLNCEPFTPNGKPFNMCELIAGSEGTLCFITEIKLHVNDMPPKEIGLVCAHFNSVDESLKANLIALKYKPSASELMDHYILECTKANPEHRQNRFFVQGDPGAILVVELRSNAISEIEKLAAAMEAEMRAAGLGYHFPVVYGAADTKKVWDLRKAGLGLLSNLPGDEKAVAVIEDTAVDVNDLPEFIREFNEILSANNMYCVHYAHAGSGELHLRPIINLKTVEGNKQFRLIAEEIATLVKKYKGSLSGEHGDGRLRGEFIRQMVGEHNYQLMKELKKAWDPQNIFNPNKVVDTPPMDTFLRYTPGQTTPEFKTTFRFHDQDILQHAEQCNGSGDCRKTHLSGGTMCPSYMATRNEKETTRARANILREFLTNSDKANRFNHEEIKEVMDLCLACKGCKSDCPSNVDVAKLKMEFLHQYYKENGVPLRSKLVGNFSKLSQLASYVPWAYNLVFETPALRKIANNLVGFHPERTMPLLAKETFLNWNKKRSKTTGLSKKVYLFADEFTNYNDVEIGKKAVLLLEKLGYEVVIPKHVESGRPQLSKGLLDDAKALANKNVTMLKDIITEQTPLVGIEPSAILTFRDEYPDLVDDNLVESAKSLAKNTLMVEEFLAKEIDAKRIASNVFTQEKRLIKLHGHCQQKSLSSLVPAKKALSLPANYEVQLIPSGCCGMAGSFGYEKEHFELSNQVGELVLFPTIRQQPEEVIIAASGTSCRHQIHDGTGRTAQHAVEILFEALAI; encoded by the coding sequence ATGAGTCAAAAAGTAAGTAAACAGCTCCTCGCACAACTTGCCTCAATACTAGAAGGTGATTTTCATTATGATACTGTAATGCGTACTTTGTATGCTACCGATGCGTCGGCCTATCGTGAAATGCCTACTGCTGTGGCCATTCCAAAATCAATTGATGATATCAAAAAACTGATAGCGTTTGCCGCCGAAAATGGTACGTCCATTATTCCTCGTACTGCTGGAACATCCTTGGCAGGACAAGTAGTTGGGAATGGTATTGTGGTGGATGTTTCAAAAAACTTTACTCAAATATTAGAAGTAAATAAAGACGAACATTGGGTACGTGTACAACCAGGAGTAGTACGTGATGTACTTAATATGGAGCTGAAAAAATATGGCCTCTTCTTTGGGCCTGAAACTTCAACAGCCAACCGTGCTATGATTGGCGGTATGGTAGGCAATAACTCATGTGGCTCAAACTCTGTGGTATATGGCTCTACTCGCGACCACCTTTTAGAAATAAAAGCTATTTTGGCTGATGGCTCCGAAACCGTTTTTAAGGCTACAGACTTAGCTTCTTTTCAACATATAGTAAGCTCAGCCCAACAAAAAAACGGGTCAGCTACGCTTCTCGACAAGATTTATTTAAAAACAAATGATATTTTATCGAATCCTAAAAATCAGGATGAAATAAGGGAAGAGTTTCCTAAACCTACTATCGAACGACGAAATACAGGTTATGCCTTGGATATGTTGCTCAATTGTGAGCCATTTACACCCAATGGTAAGCCCTTCAATATGTGTGAGTTGATTGCAGGCTCGGAAGGTACGCTTTGCTTTATTACCGAAATCAAACTGCATGTCAACGATATGCCTCCTAAAGAAATAGGGTTGGTTTGTGCCCATTTCAACTCGGTAGATGAATCGTTGAAAGCTAATCTTATTGCGTTGAAATATAAGCCTTCGGCATCTGAATTGATGGATCACTATATTCTGGAATGTACCAAAGCCAATCCAGAACACCGCCAAAACAGATTCTTTGTACAGGGCGACCCTGGGGCTATTTTGGTGGTCGAGCTTCGTAGTAATGCGATTTCGGAAATTGAAAAACTTGCCGCAGCAATGGAAGCAGAAATGCGTGCAGCTGGCTTGGGCTATCATTTTCCTGTAGTATATGGTGCTGCCGATACCAAAAAGGTATGGGACTTAAGAAAAGCAGGACTAGGCTTGTTATCCAACCTCCCCGGTGATGAAAAAGCTGTGGCAGTAATTGAAGACACAGCCGTTGATGTGAATGACTTACCTGAATTTATTCGAGAATTCAACGAAATTTTGTCGGCCAACAATATGTACTGTGTGCATTATGCTCACGCAGGGTCGGGCGAGTTACACCTCCGCCCTATTATCAACCTCAAAACGGTAGAAGGCAATAAACAATTCCGCTTAATTGCTGAAGAAATTGCTACTTTGGTAAAAAAATACAAAGGTTCGTTGTCGGGCGAGCATGGCGATGGCCGCTTGCGAGGCGAATTTATTAGACAGATGGTTGGCGAACACAACTATCAATTGATGAAAGAGCTTAAAAAAGCTTGGGACCCTCAGAATATATTTAACCCCAATAAGGTGGTTGATACACCTCCTATGGATACGTTCCTACGCTATACGCCTGGACAAACTACACCTGAGTTCAAAACTACTTTCCGTTTTCACGACCAAGATATTCTGCAACATGCCGAACAATGTAACGGTTCGGGCGATTGCCGTAAAACACATTTATCGGGTGGTACTATGTGTCCTTCTTATATGGCTACTCGCAACGAGAAAGAAACTACTCGGGCAAGAGCCAACATTTTACGTGAGTTTTTGACCAATTCAGACAAAGCCAACCGCTTTAATCATGAAGAAATCAAAGAAGTGATGGATTTGTGCTTGGCCTGTAAAGGTTGTAAATCAGACTGCCCATCGAACGTAGATGTTGCCAAACTAAAAATGGAATTTTTACACCAATACTACAAAGAAAATGGTGTACCCCTTAGAAGTAAGTTGGTCGGGAATTTCTCAAAACTTTCTCAACTAGCTTCTTATGTACCTTGGGCTTATAATTTGGTGTTTGAAACGCCTGCCCTACGTAAAATCGCTAATAATCTTGTTGGCTTTCACCCCGAACGTACTATGCCTTTACTGGCAAAAGAAACGTTTTTAAACTGGAATAAAAAGCGTTCAAAAACAACAGGTCTCAGCAAAAAAGTATATCTATTTGCCGATGAGTTTACTAATTACAATGATGTAGAAATTGGCAAAAAGGCTGTATTGTTATTAGAAAAATTAGGCTATGAAGTAGTTATACCAAAACACGTAGAGTCGGGTCGTCCGCAGTTATCAAAAGGGTTGCTAGATGACGCTAAGGCTTTGGCCAACAAAAACGTAACGATGCTAAAAGATATTATTACCGAACAAACGCCTTTGGTTGGCATTGAGCCTTCAGCTATTTTGACTTTCCGTGACGAATATCCTGATTTAGTGGATGACAACTTGGTTGAGTCGGCAAAATCATTGGCAAAAAACACTTTGATGGTGGAGGAATTCTTGGCCAAAGAAATTGATGCCAAACGTATTGCTAGCAATGTGTTTACTCAAGAAAAGCGTTTGATAAAATTACATGGACACTGCCAACAAAAATCATTGTCGAGTTTAGTACCAGCCAAAAAAGCCTTATCATTACCTGCCAATTATGAGGTACAATTAATTCCGAGTGGCTGTTGTGGCATGGCGGGTTCTTTTGGCTACGAAAAGGAGCATTTCGAGCTATCTAATCAGGTAGGCGAATTGGTATTATTCCCGACGATTCGTCAGCAGCCCGAAGAGGTTATTATAGCAGCCTCAGGCACAAGCTGTCGCCATCAGATTCACGACGGTACGGGCCGAACAGCTCAACATGCCGTAGAGATTTTATTCGAGGCATTGGCAATATAA
- a CDS encoding SusC/RagA family TonB-linked outer membrane protein, translating to MKNHFYRWFGRPTRQGAVSKGLLKFAMIAVAMLVSVGVYAQDKNVTGKVTDSGDGSGLPGVTVQVKGTNKGTQTDATGSYKIAVPGGSTLVFSFVGYAKQEVSVGNRSEINVGLASETKALDEVVVIGYGTVKKKDATGAVNAIGTKDFNKGIVSSPEQLMQGRVPGVQITQSSGEPGGGINVRIRGTSSVYGGNNPLFVVDGVPLSGDNTSGDGDASGVGRQAAKNPLSFMNPDDIASIDILKDASATAIYGSRGANGVVLITTKKGKTGKGTLDYGYSLGISSITKKYDLLSASEFAAANPTQNQKGSTDWQDQIFRTAITNQHNLAYGGGDNSGSYRFSLGYMGQEGIIEKSKMTRYSVGFNGNKKFINDRLTIGTSVNLANTEDVGVPISENSGFTGDLLAGALKSNPTMSVYKADGTYNQPGITEPNPVAFLNLSKDNTNTLRALGNFNAELQIATGLKFKTVIGFDRSFSTRKSAYSKDLVIEGVSGLGRAYVRDIQVNNRLFENYFTYDKDFSKNFTFNALLGYSYQTFEREGKNITATNFRVSELDLMLNNLASANSGTKGSLIQNSFAERDELQSYFGRVNVSINSKYLLTGTLRVDGSSKFGGNNKYGYFPSFAFKWKLFEEAFVPRDVFSDLALRVGYGITGNQSIPHNLYDRRDRYSNWSINQGGDNIEGGGLNAVAFNNPDLKWETTSALNIGLDFAILKNRLSGNIEFYEKHTKDLLFQVVSAQPAPTPFVWKNLDTDIQNRGVELGLNAQVIDGGDFTWEVLYNMAYNKNLVKNLVGVYDTGEINGQGLSGAFAQRIAEGQPLFAWFLRQFGGYDSNGNSVYPEGDFQQFIGKSPLPTVTAGLTNNFKYKGFDLSFFFNGVFGSYLYSNTANAFFTAGAFANGRNVVKSVIGNGEGPLNAPDVSTRFLEKGDFVRLQNLTLGYKIKTGSKNISNLRVFVTGQNLLTFTNYSGQDPEVNTNKSLNGIPSAGIDYTAYPRARTWTVGANISF from the coding sequence ATGAAAAATCATTTTTACCGATGGTTTGGTCGCCCAACGCGACAAGGTGCAGTATCAAAGGGGCTTTTGAAGTTCGCAATGATAGCTGTAGCAATGCTTGTGTCTGTAGGGGTGTATGCTCAGGACAAAAATGTTACTGGAAAAGTAACTGATAGCGGTGATGGCTCAGGCTTACCGGGTGTAACAGTACAAGTAAAAGGAACAAACAAAGGTACTCAAACTGATGCTACTGGTTCTTACAAAATTGCTGTTCCGGGTGGAAGCACTTTGGTATTTTCGTTTGTAGGCTATGCAAAACAAGAGGTTTCAGTAGGCAATCGTTCTGAAATCAACGTAGGTCTAGCTTCAGAAACTAAGGCATTAGATGAAGTTGTTGTAATTGGTTATGGTACTGTAAAGAAGAAAGATGCTACTGGTGCTGTAAATGCAATTGGTACAAAAGACTTCAACAAAGGTATTGTTTCGTCTCCTGAACAATTGATGCAAGGTCGTGTTCCAGGGGTACAAATTACACAATCAAGTGGTGAACCTGGTGGTGGTATCAACGTGCGTATTCGTGGTACATCTTCAGTATATGGTGGTAATAACCCATTATTTGTTGTAGATGGTGTTCCTTTGAGTGGTGATAATACTTCTGGTGATGGTGATGCAAGTGGTGTTGGTCGTCAAGCAGCAAAAAACCCATTAAGTTTTATGAACCCTGATGATATTGCAAGTATCGACATTTTGAAAGATGCTTCTGCAACAGCTATTTACGGTTCGCGTGGTGCTAATGGTGTTGTTTTGATTACTACTAAAAAAGGAAAAACAGGTAAAGGAACATTAGATTATGGTTATTCTTTAGGTATTAGCAGTATTACAAAGAAATATGACTTGTTGTCTGCTTCTGAATTTGCAGCCGCTAACCCTACTCAAAACCAAAAAGGTTCTACAGACTGGCAAGATCAGATTTTTAGAACAGCGATTACTAACCAACACAATTTAGCTTATGGCGGTGGTGACAACTCTGGTAGTTACCGTTTCTCTTTGGGCTATATGGGCCAAGAAGGTATTATCGAGAAATCTAAGATGACTCGTTACAGTGTAGGTTTTAATGGAAACAAGAAATTTATCAATGACCGTTTAACTATTGGTACAAGTGTAAACTTGGCGAATACTGAAGATGTAGGTGTGCCTATCTCAGAAAACTCAGGTTTTACGGGTGACTTATTGGCAGGGGCTTTGAAATCAAACCCTACAATGTCTGTTTATAAAGCAGATGGTACTTATAACCAACCAGGTATTACAGAACCAAACCCTGTAGCTTTCTTGAACTTATCTAAAGATAATACGAATACCCTTCGTGCATTAGGTAACTTCAATGCTGAACTACAAATTGCAACTGGTTTGAAATTCAAAACTGTAATTGGTTTTGACCGTTCTTTCTCAACAAGAAAATCAGCTTACTCTAAAGATTTGGTGATCGAAGGTGTTAGTGGCTTGGGTCGTGCTTACGTAAGAGATATTCAAGTAAATAACCGTTTGTTTGAAAACTACTTTACTTATGATAAAGATTTCTCTAAAAACTTTACATTCAACGCATTGTTGGGTTATTCATACCAAACATTTGAAAGAGAAGGTAAAAATATCACCGCTACTAACTTCCGTGTAAGCGAATTAGATTTGATGTTGAATAACTTAGCTTCTGCTAATAGCGGTACCAAAGGTTCTTTGATTCAAAACTCATTTGCTGAAAGAGACGAATTACAATCATATTTTGGCCGTGTAAACGTATCAATCAATAGTAAGTATTTGTTGACTGGTACTCTACGTGTCGATGGTTCTTCTAAATTTGGTGGTAACAACAAATATGGTTATTTCCCTTCTTTTGCATTCAAATGGAAATTGTTTGAAGAAGCATTTGTACCAAGAGATGTATTCTCTGATTTAGCTCTTCGTGTAGGTTATGGTATTACTGGTAACCAGTCAATCCCTCACAACTTGTATGATAGAAGAGATAGATATAGCAACTGGAGTATCAACCAAGGCGGTGACAACATTGAAGGTGGTGGTTTGAATGCTGTTGCGTTTAACAACCCTGATTTGAAATGGGAAACTACTTCAGCATTGAACATCGGTTTGGACTTCGCAATCTTGAAAAACAGACTTTCTGGTAATATCGAATTCTACGAAAAACATACAAAAGATTTGTTGTTCCAAGTAGTATCTGCTCAGCCAGCTCCAACACCATTTGTTTGGAAAAACTTAGATACAGATATTCAAAACCGTGGTGTTGAATTAGGTTTGAATGCACAAGTAATTGATGGTGGTGACTTTACTTGGGAGGTGTTGTACAACATGGCATATAACAAAAACTTAGTGAAAAACTTAGTGGGTGTATATGATACAGGTGAAATTAACGGTCAAGGTCTTTCTGGTGCATTTGCTCAACGTATTGCTGAAGGTCAGCCATTGTTTGCATGGTTCTTGCGTCAATTCGGTGGTTATGATAGCAATGGAAACTCTGTTTACCCAGAAGGAGACTTCCAACAATTTATCGGAAAAAGTCCACTTCCTACTGTTACTGCAGGTTTGACAAACAACTTCAAATACAAAGGTTTTGATTTGAGTTTCTTCTTCAACGGTGTATTTGGTAGCTACCTTTACTCTAACACGGCTAACGCATTCTTTACTGCTGGTGCTTTTGCAAACGGTCGTAACGTTGTGAAAAGCGTAATTGGTAACGGTGAAGGCCCATTGAATGCTCCAGACGTATCTACTCGTTTCTTGGAAAAAGGTGACTTCGTTCGTTTGCAAAACTTAACATTAGGTTACAAAATCAAAACAGGAAGTAAAAATATCTCTAATTTAAGAGTATTTGTGACAGGCCAAAACTTGTTAACTTTCACCAACTACAGTGGTCAAGACCCAGAGGTGAACACAAACAAATCTCTTAACGGTATTCCTTCGGCTGGTATTGATTATACTGCTTACCCAAGAGCAAGAACTTGGACAGTAGGTGCTAATATTTCATTCTAA
- a CDS encoding RagB/SusD family nutrient uptake outer membrane protein — MKNKHFPKVLFTSISFFALTACTDLVVPEKDSSVRASSGDATFTPGNPTELLASAYVDLGTYTDQAGIYALGEHTSAEMIPPTRGVDWGDNGVWRTLDAHTWDASHTYIRDAWNNLNQRVYKTNEIIASSPSASQLAQAKFLRAFNMYHVMDYFGQVPFREVTQGVNEFPKILSRSEAFDFIVKDLEEALPGLSDLKPNVTPGVASKAAANALLAKLYLNKAVFKSSTPAGPYTFDKADMDKVIAYANAVTASGYALESSYFKNFANAGSSEVIFVSNEGTAQNRWFMTLHYNQNPSGWNGFTTLADFYDKFETGDQRKGSPALGNGKEFSGIGRGFLIGTQIDDSGKPIVDTRTQKVLSFTRDVPLAGAATDKGIRVIKYHPSDAGKYILTRLGEVVLAKAEALFRSGNAASALTLVNELRTARGAKALTSLTEQALFDEIGRETYWEGGARTYEIRFGKFLTGTGAEKKDAHLVLFPIPSSAIVSNPNLKQNAGY; from the coding sequence ATGAAAAATAAACATTTTCCTAAAGTATTATTTACTAGTATAAGTTTCTTTGCTCTAACTGCTTGTACAGACTTAGTTGTTCCTGAAAAGGATTCTAGCGTACGTGCTTCTTCTGGAGATGCTACTTTTACGCCAGGAAATCCAACAGAACTATTAGCGTCTGCTTATGTTGACTTAGGTACTTATACAGACCAAGCAGGTATATATGCACTAGGAGAGCATACTTCTGCTGAAATGATTCCGCCAACTCGTGGTGTAGACTGGGGCGATAATGGTGTATGGCGTACATTGGATGCCCACACTTGGGATGCTTCTCACACGTATATTAGAGATGCTTGGAACAATTTGAACCAACGTGTATATAAAACCAACGAAATTATTGCGTCGAGCCCATCTGCATCTCAGTTAGCTCAGGCTAAATTTTTACGTGCGTTTAACATGTATCACGTAATGGATTACTTTGGTCAAGTACCATTCAGAGAAGTAACTCAAGGGGTAAATGAATTCCCTAAAATTTTGTCTCGCTCTGAAGCTTTTGATTTTATCGTGAAAGATTTGGAAGAAGCCCTTCCTGGATTAAGCGATTTGAAACCAAATGTAACGCCAGGGGTTGCTTCAAAAGCAGCTGCCAATGCTTTGTTAGCTAAATTGTATTTGAATAAAGCTGTATTCAAGTCATCTACTCCAGCAGGCCCATATACTTTTGATAAGGCCGATATGGATAAAGTGATAGCTTATGCCAATGCAGTTACTGCTTCTGGATATGCTTTAGAGTCTAGCTATTTCAAAAACTTTGCTAATGCAGGCTCTAGCGAGGTGATTTTTGTAAGTAATGAAGGTACTGCTCAAAACCGTTGGTTTATGACACTTCACTACAACCAAAACCCTTCAGGTTGGAATGGTTTTACAACTTTGGCTGATTTCTATGACAAGTTTGAAACTGGTGACCAACGTAAAGGTTCTCCTGCTTTGGGTAATGGAAAAGAATTCTCAGGTATTGGACGTGGTTTCTTGATTGGTACTCAAATTGATGATAGCGGTAAACCAATTGTTGATACAAGAACTCAAAAAGTGCTTTCTTTCACAAGAGATGTACCTTTGGCTGGTGCTGCTACTGATAAAGGTATTCGTGTAATCAAGTATCACCCATCTGATGCTGGTAAATATATCTTAACTCGTTTGGGTGAGGTAGTATTGGCAAAAGCTGAAGCTCTTTTCAGAAGTGGAAACGCTGCTAGTGCTTTGACACTTGTTAATGAACTAAGAACTGCTCGTGGTGCAAAAGCTTTGACATCGTTGACAGAACAAGCTCTTTTTGACGAAATTGGTCGTGAAACATACTGGGAAGGTGGAGCAAGAACTTACGAAATTCGTTTCGGGAAATTCTTGACTGGTACTGGTGCTGAGAAAAAAGATGCTCATTTAGTATTGTTCCCTATTCCTTCTTCGGCAATTGTTTCTAACCCTAACTTGAAACAAAACGCTGGATATTAA